A window of Hymenobacter aerilatus contains these coding sequences:
- the mnmH gene encoding tRNA 2-selenouridine(34) synthase MnmH has protein sequence MPRLALPDFLQLPEDLPILDARAPTEFAQGHIPGAVSFPLFSDEERARIGTTYKQINQERAVLLGLDLFGPKMSQMVKQAQKIAPGRAVRLHCWRGGMRSGAVQWLLELAGFRVELLDKGYKDYRRWALAQFTESRPLRVLGGLTGSGKTDVLQQLAARGEATLDLEGVAHHKGSAFGSIGQPAQPTQEQFENDLALLVAALPPTLPAWVEDESRTIGGVHIPPPLFTQLQEAPLVVLEIPRAVRVRKLAEEYGRHDAGALATAVLRIRKRLGGLATKEALAAIGDDDMEKMVSLVLDYYDKTYSYGLEGRKFTRVVSDTCDPVVNAELVLAATKLM, from the coding sequence ATGCCCCGCCTCGCCCTACCCGACTTTTTGCAACTACCCGAAGACCTACCTATTCTGGATGCGCGGGCGCCTACTGAGTTTGCCCAGGGGCACATTCCGGGGGCGGTGAGCTTTCCGTTGTTTTCGGATGAGGAGCGGGCGCGCATTGGCACCACCTACAAGCAGATCAACCAGGAGCGTGCCGTGCTGCTGGGGCTGGATTTGTTTGGGCCGAAGATGAGCCAGATGGTGAAGCAGGCGCAGAAAATAGCGCCCGGCCGGGCCGTGCGCTTGCACTGCTGGCGGGGCGGCATGCGCAGCGGGGCCGTGCAATGGCTCTTGGAGCTGGCTGGTTTTCGGGTAGAGCTGCTTGATAAAGGCTACAAGGACTACCGCCGCTGGGCCTTGGCGCAGTTCACGGAGTCCCGACCGTTGCGCGTACTGGGCGGCCTCACGGGCTCCGGCAAAACCGACGTGCTACAGCAGCTAGCCGCCCGCGGTGAGGCTACGCTAGATTTGGAAGGCGTAGCGCACCACAAGGGCTCGGCGTTTGGCAGTATCGGACAGCCCGCCCAGCCTACCCAAGAGCAGTTCGAAAACGACTTAGCCCTGTTGGTAGCCGCCCTACCCCCTACCCTACCTGCCTGGGTAGAGGATGAGAGCCGCACCATCGGCGGCGTGCATATTCCGCCACCGTTGTTCACTCAACTGCAGGAAGCGCCGTTGGTGGTGCTAGAAATTCCGAGGGCGGTACGGGTACGCAAGTTGGCCGAAGAATACGGCCGCCACGATGCCGGCGCGCTGGCTACTGCTGTGCTGCGCATTCGCAAGCGGCTGGGCGGGCTGGCTACTAAAGAAGCCCTGGCCGCCATCGGCGACGACGACATGGAGAAGATGGTGAGCTTGGTGCTGGATTATTATGATAAAACTTACAGCTACGGGCTGGAAGGTAGAAAATTTACGCGCGTTGTTTCTGATACTTGCGACCCAGTGGTGAATGCGGAGCTGGTGCTGGCGGCTACGAAACTAATGTAA
- a CDS encoding CvpA family protein: MSGLDILLLIPLGVGAVKGFRRGLVLEAVSLLAFVLGVIGGLALLHDVIPLVRHYVGEAFGMLPLVAFLLVFVLIMWGVHLLGGFIRTAVHLTPLGMLDHLLGGVAGLLKWLLGLSLLIYGLSLSGISLLSPQLVDDSQVLPVVQRATPLALQVVAWVMPFAGTLLAKLRGVF; encoded by the coding sequence ATGTCTGGCCTTGATATTCTGCTGCTAATTCCGTTGGGGGTAGGGGCCGTGAAGGGCTTCCGGCGCGGATTGGTGCTGGAGGCGGTTTCGCTACTGGCCTTTGTGCTGGGCGTAATTGGCGGCTTGGCCCTGCTGCACGATGTGATTCCGCTGGTGCGTCACTATGTGGGTGAGGCTTTCGGCATGTTGCCACTGGTAGCGTTTCTGCTGGTGTTTGTGCTCATCATGTGGGGCGTGCACCTGCTGGGTGGTTTCATCCGAACGGCCGTACATTTGACACCTTTAGGCATGCTCGACCACCTACTAGGCGGCGTAGCCGGCCTGCTGAAGTGGTTGCTAGGTCTGAGCTTGCTGATCTACGGACTTTCGCTCTCGGGCATCTCTCTGCTCTCGCCCCAACTCGTGGACGATTCACAGGTACTACCCGTGGTGCAACGCGCTACGCCACTGGCTTTGCAAGTGGTAGCATGGGTGATGCCCTTCGCCGGTACCCTGCTGGCAAAACTTCGGGGCGTGTTTTAG
- a CDS encoding GatB/YqeY domain-containing protein, translating into MALKETIDADIKKAMLAKDKVRLTTLRSIKSQILLAETAEGAHGAALTPADEIKLLTKSAKQRREAADTYQKQFRSDLEENELAELAIIEEYLPQQLSEAELVGRLTEIIQRVGATGPSDLGKVMGIAARELSGQADGRLISQTVGHLLNNTNF; encoded by the coding sequence ATGGCTCTGAAAGAAACCATCGACGCCGATATTAAAAAGGCCATGCTGGCCAAAGACAAAGTGCGCCTAACCACGCTGCGCAGCATCAAATCTCAGATTTTGCTGGCCGAAACCGCCGAGGGCGCCCACGGCGCGGCCCTCACCCCGGCCGACGAAATCAAGCTGCTCACCAAATCTGCCAAGCAGCGCCGCGAAGCCGCCGACACCTACCAGAAGCAGTTCCGCTCCGATCTGGAAGAAAACGAACTGGCTGAGTTGGCTATCATTGAAGAGTACCTGCCCCAACAGCTTTCCGAAGCGGAGCTGGTAGGCCGCCTCACCGAAATCATCCAGCGTGTGGGCGCCACCGGACCCTCCGACCTAGGCAAGGTGATGGGCATTGCGGCCCGCGAGCTGTCCGGCCAAGCCGATGGCCGCCTGATTTCCCAAACCGTCGGCCACCTGCTTAACAATACAAATTTTTAA
- a CDS encoding SAM-dependent methyltransferase: MTSGTLYLLPTVLADDTATQVLPAQVPAQIAALRYFLVENARTARRFIKQVAPEQIIEDLRLTVIDKDSTEAQIQAALAPVAAGQDAGVLSEAGCPGVADPGAELARRAHQLGIRVVPLVGPSSLLLGLMASGMNGQSFTFHGYLPIDRGRRAAAVKQLERVALAQHQTQLFIETPYRNMQLLEDLLQQLQPSTRLCIAASLTAPNEYVRTDTVAGWKKHGFPEIHKQPAVFLVGR; the protein is encoded by the coding sequence TTGACTTCCGGTACGCTCTACCTCCTCCCTACCGTGCTGGCCGACGATACGGCCACGCAGGTGTTGCCGGCTCAGGTGCCCGCGCAGATTGCTGCGCTGCGGTATTTTCTAGTCGAAAATGCCCGCACGGCGCGGCGCTTCATCAAGCAGGTAGCACCCGAGCAGATTATTGAGGATCTGCGCCTCACGGTGATTGACAAAGACAGTACGGAAGCACAGATTCAGGCAGCACTGGCACCGGTGGCGGCAGGCCAGGATGCAGGTGTGCTCTCCGAAGCAGGTTGCCCCGGCGTAGCCGACCCTGGAGCCGAGCTGGCCCGGCGGGCGCACCAATTAGGCATTCGGGTGGTGCCACTGGTAGGCCCCAGCAGCCTGCTACTGGGGCTGATGGCCTCTGGCATGAATGGGCAGAGCTTCACTTTTCACGGCTACTTACCCATCGACCGGGGCCGGCGTGCCGCCGCCGTAAAGCAGCTGGAGCGTGTAGCCCTGGCCCAGCATCAAACCCAGCTCTTCATCGAAACGCCCTACCGCAACATGCAGCTTCTGGAAGATTTACTACAGCAGTTGCAGCCCTCTACCCGCCTGTGCATTGCGGCCAGCCTCACAGCACCCAACGAATACGTGCGCACCGATACGGTAGCTGGCTGGAAGAAGCACGGCTTTCCCGAGATTCATAAGCAGCCCGCGGTATTTTTGGTGGGGAGGTAG
- a CDS encoding ATP-binding protein yields MSFSGSLKQLWLCLLLVSATGVSVARAQDSLAVQRMHRLLAILPPDTNRVRLLDSLCVQHYNNAPEQGIVYGRQALALARQLHDRRGQLMSLLSLGVCYNNLSDSQYALTLYKQAMSLARRFNSYDNIVRSYCHMASVHSARGDTATMWRLYRPALALAYHKGVQHATQIALFGDVGVLLLAMHRNQQALRYLHRALLMARRSKDVLAQAQYTANLGTYYQSIAQYATAEGLLHNAVGLAQQQHNSKVETSTLLQLSHVLLARQRPAEAEVHAARALELARAHRQFSYLLDAYGTLAKIEAARGNFAQGYAWQQRYLLLNDTINNHDRLVALAALQQRYETQDKEQQIARLTANEELQRLLNRQLIITIVILAAGLAAFTFIYLQLRRSRAALSSNHQALQETTAELQRMAASKDRLYSIVAHDLRGPVTSLAGVTKLIEFYLNNGDEAGLRRLPTLVHQTTSSINHLLDNLLSWAVNQNGELTFRPETLPVTELFAEIVELYQTTAQAKQIQLLTNVPSQLTLYADYNMTRTILRNVLSNALRFAPVGSIVRLGAYPVAGSTAVVLTCTDNGPGMPADQVATLLHPNSVAQPTHWQRREGTGLGLVLCRAFVARQHGHLRIHSAQGQGTTIEIELPSAILEPLPT; encoded by the coding sequence GTGTCATTCTCCGGTTCACTCAAGCAACTATGGCTCTGCCTGTTGCTAGTTAGTGCCACCGGAGTTTCGGTTGCCCGTGCCCAGGACTCGCTGGCCGTGCAGCGCATGCATCGGCTATTGGCCATTCTGCCGCCTGATACCAACCGCGTGCGTCTCCTGGATTCGCTGTGCGTGCAACACTACAACAACGCCCCGGAGCAAGGTATCGTCTACGGCCGTCAAGCCCTTGCATTGGCCCGGCAGCTGCACGACCGGCGGGGGCAGCTGATGAGCCTGCTTAGCCTGGGCGTGTGCTACAACAACCTCAGCGACAGCCAATACGCTCTCACGCTCTATAAGCAGGCTATGTCGTTGGCCCGGCGGTTCAATTCTTACGACAACATTGTGCGCAGCTACTGCCACATGGCCAGCGTGCATTCGGCCCGTGGCGATACGGCCACTATGTGGCGCCTGTACCGGCCAGCACTGGCGCTGGCCTACCACAAGGGTGTGCAACACGCTACTCAGATTGCGTTGTTTGGCGACGTAGGCGTACTGCTATTAGCAATGCACCGCAACCAGCAGGCATTGCGCTACCTACACCGTGCCCTCCTGATGGCCCGCCGCAGCAAAGATGTGCTGGCGCAGGCGCAGTATACGGCCAATTTGGGCACATACTATCAATCGATAGCGCAGTATGCGACAGCCGAAGGACTACTGCACAACGCCGTGGGCCTAGCTCAGCAACAACACAACTCCAAAGTGGAGACCAGCACTTTGCTGCAACTAAGCCACGTGCTATTAGCTCGTCAGCGCCCCGCCGAGGCAGAGGTTCATGCCGCACGTGCGTTGGAGCTGGCGCGCGCGCACCGCCAATTTTCCTACCTGCTCGATGCGTATGGCACGCTGGCTAAGATTGAGGCGGCGCGGGGCAACTTTGCCCAGGGCTATGCCTGGCAGCAGCGCTACCTACTGCTCAACGACACCATCAACAACCACGACCGGTTGGTGGCGCTAGCAGCGCTACAGCAGCGCTACGAAACCCAGGATAAGGAACAGCAGATTGCTCGCCTCACCGCCAACGAGGAATTGCAGCGCCTACTCAATCGGCAACTCATTATCACCATCGTCATTCTGGCTGCTGGCCTGGCCGCTTTCACTTTTATTTACTTACAGCTACGCCGCAGCAGGGCTGCGCTTTCCAGCAACCACCAGGCTTTACAGGAAACCACGGCAGAATTGCAGCGTATGGCGGCCTCCAAAGACCGTCTCTACTCCATTGTAGCGCACGATTTGCGCGGGCCGGTAACTTCCCTTGCAGGCGTCACAAAATTGATTGAGTTCTATCTCAACAACGGCGACGAGGCCGGCTTACGTCGCCTGCCTACCCTGGTGCATCAAACTACAAGCAGCATCAACCACCTGCTCGACAACTTATTGAGCTGGGCCGTGAACCAGAACGGAGAATTGACCTTCCGGCCGGAGACGCTGCCCGTGACTGAGCTATTTGCCGAAATTGTGGAGCTCTACCAGACCACTGCACAGGCCAAGCAAATTCAATTGCTAACCAACGTTCCCTCTCAGCTCACGCTATATGCCGACTACAACATGACGCGTACCATTTTGCGCAACGTGCTGAGCAATGCGCTGCGGTTTGCGCCGGTGGGTAGCATCGTGCGGCTGGGCGCCTACCCCGTGGCCGGCTCTACAGCTGTGGTGCTTACCTGTACGGATAATGGTCCTGGCATGCCAGCCGACCAGGTAGCCACTCTGCTGCACCCGAACTCCGTGGCGCAGCCTACCCATTGGCAACGGCGCGAGGGCACCGGACTGGGCCTAGTATTGTGCCGTGCCTTTGTGGCCCGGCAACACGGCCACTTGCGTATTCATAGTGCGCAGGGACAGGGCACAACCATTGAAATTGAGCTGCCCAGCGCTATTCTGGAGCCGTTGCCGACGTAA
- a CDS encoding alpha/beta fold hydrolase — translation MELQIKERNHFQYIDEGSGEVLLLLHGLFGALSNWHDVVDGFRNDYRVIIPLLPIYDMPLLKAGVPGLVNFVEDFLAELGLTEPMTLLGNSLGGHVALVYTLHNPTRVGRLVLTGSSGLFEDSMGSSFPKRGNYDFVQQRVAYTFYDPTIATKELVDEVFNVTNSNAKCLRIISIARSAQRHNLSKELHNIQMPVLLVWGLNDTITPPMVAHEFYRLLPQAELRFLDHCGHAPMMERPAAFNQLLRQFLYRTQPQPVD, via the coding sequence ATGGAGCTGCAGATCAAGGAACGTAATCATTTTCAATACATTGACGAAGGGAGCGGCGAGGTTCTGCTGTTGCTGCACGGCCTATTCGGTGCGCTCAGCAACTGGCACGACGTGGTAGACGGCTTCCGCAACGACTACCGCGTCATCATTCCCCTACTCCCCATCTACGACATGCCCCTGCTGAAGGCCGGCGTGCCGGGCCTGGTGAACTTTGTAGAGGATTTCCTGGCCGAACTGGGCCTAACGGAGCCCATGACGTTGCTCGGCAACTCGCTGGGGGGGCACGTGGCGCTAGTCTACACGCTGCATAACCCTACCCGCGTGGGGCGGTTGGTGCTTACAGGTAGCAGTGGCCTGTTCGAGGATTCGATGGGCAGCTCTTTCCCCAAACGTGGCAATTATGACTTCGTGCAGCAGCGGGTAGCTTACACCTTCTACGACCCCACCATTGCCACCAAGGAACTGGTAGATGAAGTATTCAACGTCACAAACTCCAACGCGAAGTGCCTGCGCATCATTAGTATTGCGCGGTCAGCGCAGCGCCACAACCTAAGCAAGGAACTGCATAATATTCAAATGCCGGTGCTGCTGGTATGGGGGCTGAACGATACCATCACGCCACCCATGGTGGCGCACGAGTTCTACCGGCTACTACCCCAGGCGGAGCTACGCTTCCTCGACCACTGCGGCCACGCTCCTATGATGGAGCGCCCAGCAGCATTTAATCAGCTACTTCGCCAATTTCTCTATCGAACCCAACCCCAACCTGTCGATTAA
- a CDS encoding anthranilate synthase component II, whose protein sequence is MRLLLLDNFDSFTYTLRDYLCQAGAEVQVVRNDVPLAAIRQLDFEGIVLSPGPGVPAAAGVMPAVIEFYHQHMPMLGVCLGHQALGEFFGAKLGRATRPMHGKVSEVRWVGEAEPLQMGLPAQVAVTRYHSLVLRDLPPALQPLAHTTDSTQELMAFRHATLPIRGVQFHPEALLTTHGGAMLRNWVKYCIIAKNGGVEVPLTDYTIL, encoded by the coding sequence ATGCGCCTGCTGCTGCTCGACAACTTCGATTCCTTCACCTACACCCTGCGCGACTACCTGTGCCAGGCCGGGGCCGAGGTGCAGGTAGTGCGCAACGACGTGCCGCTGGCTGCCATCCGGCAGCTCGACTTCGAGGGCATCGTGTTGTCGCCGGGGCCGGGCGTACCGGCAGCGGCCGGTGTGATGCCGGCCGTTATCGAATTCTACCACCAGCACATGCCCATGCTGGGCGTGTGCCTGGGCCACCAAGCGCTGGGCGAGTTCTTCGGGGCGAAGCTGGGACGAGCCACCCGGCCCATGCACGGCAAGGTGTCTGAGGTGCGGTGGGTAGGGGAGGCAGAACCCCTGCAAATGGGTTTGCCCGCACAAGTAGCTGTCACGCGCTACCACTCGTTGGTGCTGCGGGACTTACCACCTGCCTTGCAACCATTGGCCCATACCACAGACTCTACTCAGGAGCTAATGGCCTTTCGCCATGCTACGTTGCCCATTCGCGGCGTGCAGTTTCATCCCGAGGCTCTGCTGACCACCCACGGCGGCGCCATGCTTCGCAATTGGGTCAAGTATTGTATCATTGCAAAGAACGGTGGGGTAGAAGTTCCACTTACCGACTACACTATCCTTTGA
- a CDS encoding alpha/beta fold hydrolase, translating into MQLHYRELGQGERTLVILHGLFGTLDNWQTLARRWAEHYRVVLVDLRNHGRSPHAPEHTYELMSEDVRKLFEQLQLPADRTTLMGHSMGGKVTMRFALDHPDYLAQAVVVDIAPAFSDMRHQDDILAGLHAVDFTTCTSRQAADEALAQHIPQPDVRQFLLKNLYRREDNSFAWRPNLAVLDAEMAQIGEEITSDTPFLKPTLFINGGRSNYITPEDKLHGIPALFPNSHIATIPNAGHWVHAEEPDQVFELVEAFVKQGG; encoded by the coding sequence ATGCAACTACACTACCGCGAACTGGGCCAGGGCGAGCGCACCCTGGTTATTCTGCACGGCCTCTTTGGCACCCTCGATAACTGGCAAACGCTGGCCCGGCGTTGGGCCGAGCACTACCGCGTAGTACTGGTAGATTTGCGCAACCACGGCCGCTCGCCGCACGCGCCCGAGCATACCTACGAGCTGATGAGCGAAGACGTGCGTAAGCTATTCGAGCAGCTACAGCTCCCCGCCGACCGCACTACCCTGATGGGCCACAGCATGGGCGGCAAAGTTACCATGCGCTTCGCCCTCGACCACCCCGATTACCTGGCGCAGGCCGTGGTGGTAGATATTGCACCTGCTTTTTCGGATATGCGCCATCAGGATGATATTCTGGCTGGTCTGCACGCGGTTGATTTCACCACCTGCACTTCCCGCCAAGCGGCCGATGAAGCACTGGCTCAGCATATTCCGCAGCCCGATGTCCGGCAGTTTCTGCTTAAAAACCTCTACCGCCGCGAGGACAACTCCTTCGCCTGGCGTCCTAACTTGGCTGTATTAGATGCCGAAATGGCACAGATTGGCGAGGAAATCACGAGCGATACGCCTTTCCTGAAGCCTACCCTGTTCATCAACGGAGGCCGCTCCAATTATATCACGCCTGAGGACAAGCTGCACGGCATTCCGGCCCTGTTTCCAAATAGCCACATTGCCACCATTCCCAACGCCGGCCACTGGGTGCACGCCGAGGAACCTGATCAGGTATTTGAGTTGGTAGAGGCCTTTGTGAAGCAAGGAGGGTAG
- the selD gene encoding selenide, water dikinase SelD has translation MNTPEPTPDQIRLTQYSHGAGCGCKIAPAVLDQILHTTIAQPHDDKLLVGNGSRDDAAVYDIGNGQALISTTDFFMPIVDDAYDFGRIASANAISDVYAMGGRPVLAIAVLGWPVEKLVPEVAQRVMEGSRSICREAGIPLAGGHSIDSPEPIFGLAVTGMVDIAQLKRNDTATAGCELYLTKPLGVGMLTTAQKKGILRDEDAHLAPQSMMQLNNIGAELGQLETVRAMTDVTGFGLLGHLAEVCEGSNLTAEIDFAQVPLLAAAEPYRQQGAVPGGTSRNWASYGHKVGPLTDEQRQWLCDPQTSGGLLVCVSPEGREKAQAVFQRHGLHLAPFGTLRPHASDEPWITVR, from the coding sequence ATGAATACTCCTGAACCCACCCCCGACCAAATTCGTCTTACCCAATACAGCCACGGCGCGGGCTGCGGCTGCAAGATTGCGCCTGCCGTGCTCGACCAGATCCTGCACACCACCATTGCCCAGCCCCACGACGATAAGCTACTAGTAGGCAACGGCTCCCGCGACGACGCGGCCGTATACGACATTGGCAACGGGCAGGCGCTCATCAGCACCACCGATTTTTTCATGCCCATCGTGGATGATGCCTACGATTTTGGGCGCATTGCCTCGGCCAACGCCATTTCCGATGTGTATGCCATGGGTGGGCGGCCGGTGCTAGCCATTGCCGTGCTGGGCTGGCCCGTAGAAAAGCTGGTGCCCGAAGTAGCCCAGCGTGTGATGGAAGGCAGCCGCAGCATTTGCCGCGAGGCGGGCATCCCACTAGCCGGCGGCCACAGCATCGACTCGCCGGAGCCGATTTTCGGTCTGGCCGTCACTGGCATGGTGGATATTGCGCAGCTTAAGCGCAACGATACCGCCACCGCTGGCTGCGAGTTGTACCTTACCAAGCCCCTGGGGGTAGGGATGCTGACCACCGCGCAGAAAAAGGGTATTCTGCGCGACGAAGACGCCCACCTGGCGCCACAGTCGATGATGCAGCTCAACAACATAGGGGCGGAGCTGGGTCAGCTGGAGACCGTACGCGCCATGACCGATGTAACGGGGTTCGGCCTACTAGGACACCTCGCTGAGGTATGCGAGGGTAGCAACCTAACCGCCGAAATCGATTTTGCGCAAGTGCCGCTGCTAGCCGCTGCCGAGCCCTACCGACAACAGGGCGCTGTACCCGGCGGCACCAGTCGCAACTGGGCCAGCTACGGCCATAAGGTAGGCCCGCTTACCGACGAGCAGCGTCAGTGGCTTTGCGACCCGCAAACCTCGGGCGGTTTGCTGGTGTGCGTATCGCCGGAGGGTAGGGAAAAAGCCCAGGCAGTTTTTCAACGGCATGGCCTGCACCTCGCGCCGTTTGGCACGCTACGCCCCCACGCATCGGATGAACCGTGGATAACTGTTCGGTAG
- a CDS encoding pyridoxine 5'-phosphate synthase has translation MTKLSVNINKIATLRNARGHNRPDLLQAARDCERFGAEGITVHPRPDERHVRYQDVRDLKHVVTTELNVEGNPTPDFLDLVREVRPEQVTLVPDAPDAITSNAGWDTIKHQAYLIGVVQELKALGCRVSIFLDPDPAMVKAAVDTGTDRIELYTEAYASGYATNPAAALAPYRQAAELAQELGLGLNAGHDLDLDNLAYLHQHLPGLAEVSIGHALICDALYLGLENTIQLYRRQLNK, from the coding sequence ATGACGAAGCTAAGCGTAAACATAAATAAAATCGCCACGCTGCGGAATGCGCGGGGCCACAACCGTCCCGACTTGCTCCAGGCTGCCCGTGATTGTGAGCGGTTTGGCGCCGAGGGCATCACCGTACACCCGCGCCCCGACGAGCGCCACGTGCGCTACCAGGACGTGCGCGACCTAAAGCACGTAGTAACGACGGAACTGAACGTGGAGGGCAATCCTACCCCCGATTTTCTGGATCTGGTGCGCGAGGTGCGCCCCGAGCAAGTGACACTGGTTCCTGATGCGCCCGATGCCATTACCTCCAACGCTGGCTGGGACACCATCAAGCACCAAGCCTACCTGATTGGGGTAGTGCAGGAGCTGAAGGCGCTAGGCTGCCGCGTCAGCATTTTCCTCGACCCCGATCCGGCTATGGTGAAGGCCGCCGTGGACACCGGCACCGACCGCATTGAGCTGTATACCGAAGCCTACGCCAGCGGTTACGCCACTAATCCTGCCGCCGCCCTAGCGCCCTACCGCCAAGCCGCCGAACTGGCCCAGGAGCTGGGCCTAGGCCTCAACGCTGGCCACGACCTCGACCTCGATAATCTTGCCTATCTCCACCAACACCTACCTGGCCTAGCCGAAGTCAGCATTGGCCACGCCCTCATCTGCGACGCGCTGTATCTGGGCCTGGAGAATACGATTCAGCTGTACCGACGGCAGTTAAACAAGTAA